The DNA region CACGGGGCCCTCGAGCCGGTGTAGGAGCCGGGCCACCTGATGCCAGTCGAACTCCCCCAACGCCTCGTCCAGACAGGGGCGAACCGCCCGAAGCTCGTTCAGCAGCTCCAGCTCCACCCCCTCCGCCCCGTCCATCTCCGAGGCTATCCTCTCGTCCTTGGCCTTGAGGAGGATGTTCCTGACCCTTATGGCGGCGGTCACCAGGCTCCCGAACCAATCCTCCCCCTTGAGTCCCTCCAGCACCTCCAGGAGCTTCAGCGCCTGAAGGGGCCTGGACCATATGCAGTCCACCCCAAGGCTAACCAGCCCATGGCTGAAACCCCTCTCCCGGAGCTGCACCAAAAGCCGCTGCCGGAAGAACTCCATGGCCTTCTCAACCACGGGCCGATCCGCCCCCAGCACCTCCGCCACCTTCAGGAACAGCTGATCCACCGCCACGTCAAGATCGAGCCCCCACAGGATCTCGTTTATGCATCGGGCGGCCCGCCTGAGGCCGTGGGGGTCCTGGGATGAGGTGGGCTCCAGCCCCACGTGGTGGATGGCCACTATGGTGTAGGCCCTCTCCGCCACCCCCAGCACCGCCCCTATGGGCTGACTGGGCAGGCTATCCCCCGCGAACCGGGGCAAGTACTGCTCGTAAAGCGCCAGCGCCACCTCCGGCGCCTCGCCGCTACAACGGGCGTACTCCCTACCCATCACCCCCTGCAGTTCCGGGAACTCGTAGACCATGCTGGTTACCAAGTCCGCCTTGGAGAGCAGCGCCGCCCGATCCAGCAGGTTGAGCTTGTCCACCATGCCCAGCTGCTCACCCAGCCACAGGGCCACGGATCTGACGCTCTGGACCTTGTCGTAGACGGACCCCAGCTTCTCCTGATAGACCACGTTCTTCAAGGCCTCCACCCGGCTGGCCAACCCCTTCTTACGGTCTTCATCCCAGAAGAAGGACGCGTCGGAGAGACGGGCCCGCAGGACCCTCTCGTTACCCTCCCTCACGTTCTGCATCAGGGTGGCCTGGTTGTTGCTGACCCCCACAAAGCAGGGGGCCAGGTTGCCCTTGGAGTCCCTAACCGGGAAGTAGCGCTGGTGCTTCTTCATGGTGGTGCAGAGCACCTCCTGGGGCATCTCCAGGAAGGAGGCGTCGAAGGTGCCAAAGAAGGGGACCGGGTACTCCACCAGGTTGCAGTTCTCCTCCACCAGATCCGGGTCCAGCTCCACCTTTCCCCCCATCTCATTCTCCAGGGAGGCTATGGCGGAAAGCATCTTCTCCCGCCGCTTGCCCGGATGGGCTATGACGAACTCCCCGTAGAGGGCGTCCAGGTACTCCCCGGCGGAGCGGATCTCCACCGCCCTCTTGCCAAGGAAACGGTGTCCCCGGCTCACCCTGCCGCTGGTCACGTTGCCCACCGTGACGGGGATCACCTGGTCCCCCCAGAGGGCCACGAGCCACCGGATGGGGCGGGCGAATCGGACCGACGGGTCGCTCCAGTACATGTTCTTTGGGAACACCAGCCGATGAAGGATCCGGCTCAATATGTCCGGCAGGAGGGAGGAGGTCTCCTGCCCCTCCCGGCGGACCACCGCGAAGGCGTAGGGCACCCCCTTCACGTCCCTCATCTCCAGGGCGTCCACCTCCACGCCCCGGCTCTTGGCGAAGCCCACCGCCACCTTGGTGGGGTGACCGTTGGGATCGAAGGCCTGGCTCCACATGGGCCCCCGGATCTCCTCCTCCACGTCGTCCTGCCTCTCCGCCAGGTCCCTAACGTAGAGCGCCAGCCTCCTAGGGGTCCCATAGGACTCTATGGCCCCGTAGCGAAGGCTGGCCGCCTCC from Thermanaerovibrio acidaminovorans DSM 6589 includes:
- the glyS gene encoding glycine--tRNA ligase subunit beta, which translates into the protein MGSFRDLLFEIGTEEIPASFLAFGLEEVKRLAKEELEAASLRYGAIESYGTPRRLALYVRDLAERQDDVEEEIRGPMWSQAFDPNGHPTKVAVGFAKSRGVEVDALEMRDVKGVPYAFAVVRREGQETSSLLPDILSRILHRLVFPKNMYWSDPSVRFARPIRWLVALWGDQVIPVTVGNVTSGRVSRGHRFLGKRAVEIRSAGEYLDALYGEFVIAHPGKRREKMLSAIASLENEMGGKVELDPDLVEENCNLVEYPVPFFGTFDASFLEMPQEVLCTTMKKHQRYFPVRDSKGNLAPCFVGVSNNQATLMQNVREGNERVLRARLSDASFFWDEDRKKGLASRVEALKNVVYQEKLGSVYDKVQSVRSVALWLGEQLGMVDKLNLLDRAALLSKADLVTSMVYEFPELQGVMGREYARCSGEAPEVALALYEQYLPRFAGDSLPSQPIGAVLGVAERAYTIVAIHHVGLEPTSSQDPHGLRRAARCINEILWGLDLDVAVDQLFLKVAEVLGADRPVVEKAMEFFRQRLLVQLRERGFSHGLVSLGVDCIWSRPLQALKLLEVLEGLKGEDWFGSLVTAAIRVRNILLKAKDERIASEMDGAEGVELELLNELRAVRPCLDEALGEFDWHQVARLLHRLEGPVRAFFDGVMVMDQDPEVRARRLGILKEAQGLFDLIGDFSNLKGEVKG